In one Saccharibacillus brassicae genomic region, the following are encoded:
- a CDS encoding carbohydrate ABC transporter permease: protein MNMTEASKASKKRAVRRGAGQAGSRRFVPAGERFGRAARYILLAVISLAMAFPFYWMVTSGLKTNDEIWRFPPTFWPESIHWNNYADAWNSAPFARYMFNSIFVALSICVLQVINASMMAYALTHMKFRLKGAFTAIVLVGYMIPSTAVYLPSYLILNELHLLDSYAGLILSNCVSVFAIFLLRQAFLQVSHELVEAGQLDGASHFRILWTIMAPLIRSSFAVMILITFIEQYNNYFWPMLITKDPDLRLVSAGLRSFFVEGGSYGLAWPQIMAASAFTIAPLLILFLFAQKTIMQSVNMSAGVNKS from the coding sequence ATGAACATGACCGAAGCAAGCAAGGCAAGCAAGAAACGCGCCGTACGCCGGGGAGCCGGGCAGGCGGGCAGCCGCCGGTTCGTCCCGGCCGGGGAACGGTTCGGCCGCGCCGCGCGCTACATCCTGCTGGCCGTAATCAGTCTGGCGATGGCGTTCCCCTTCTATTGGATGGTGACGAGCGGACTGAAGACGAACGACGAGATCTGGCGGTTCCCGCCGACGTTCTGGCCGGAGTCAATCCATTGGAACAACTATGCCGATGCGTGGAATTCGGCGCCGTTCGCCCGCTATATGTTCAACAGCATTTTCGTGGCCCTGTCGATCTGCGTGCTGCAGGTGATCAACGCCAGCATGATGGCTTATGCGCTGACCCACATGAAGTTTCGGTTAAAAGGCGCGTTCACCGCAATCGTGCTGGTCGGCTACATGATTCCGAGCACGGCCGTGTACCTGCCGAGCTATCTGATCCTGAACGAGCTGCATCTGCTGGACAGCTACGCCGGGCTGATCCTGTCCAACTGCGTGAGCGTGTTCGCGATCTTCCTGCTGCGTCAGGCGTTCCTGCAGGTGTCGCACGAGCTCGTCGAAGCGGGGCAGCTGGACGGAGCTTCGCACTTCCGGATTCTGTGGACGATCATGGCTCCGCTGATCCGTTCGTCGTTCGCCGTCATGATCCTTATTACGTTTATCGAACAGTATAACAATTACTTCTGGCCGATGCTGATTACGAAAGACCCGGATCTGAGGCTCGTCTCGGCGGGGCTGCGCAGCTTCTTCGTCGAAGGCGGTTCGTACGGGCTGGCCTGGCCGCAGATTATGGCTGCCAGCGCTTTTACCATCGCTCCGCTGCTGATCCTGTTCCTGTTCGCCCAGAAGACGATCATGCAGAGCGTCAATATGTCCGCCGGCGTCAACAAGAGCTGA
- a CDS encoding carbohydrate ABC transporter permease translates to MRLKAFREGEAVLFTLPALVPLLIFWMGPLGYILYLSFTEWDFMSPEKLFVGLDNYTYLLTHAEFYQALRVTLTFGLGTVVPIIVGGLALALLMNSKLRSTGLFRAMMFSPWVTPTVAVSIAWSWIFEPDVGLANLLLGWMGFSPVGWLQDPNWALVAVMIVTIWKSIGWSMVFYLVALRNLPSDLLEAASIDGAGTWDKFRAITLPLISPTTLFLSIILTIQSLQAYDQINVMTQGGPAGSTRTLLYMYYQSAFETFNVGEASAIAVIIILICVLLSGLSFLISRRLVHYS, encoded by the coding sequence TTGCGTCTTAAAGCGTTCAGGGAAGGCGAGGCGGTGCTGTTTACCCTGCCTGCGCTCGTTCCGCTGCTGATCTTCTGGATGGGGCCGCTCGGTTACATCCTGTACTTAAGCTTCACGGAGTGGGACTTCATGAGTCCCGAGAAACTCTTCGTCGGCCTGGACAACTATACGTATCTGCTGACGCACGCCGAATTCTATCAAGCGCTTCGGGTGACGCTGACATTCGGACTCGGCACCGTCGTTCCGATCATCGTGGGCGGGCTTGCGCTTGCGCTGCTGATGAACAGCAAGCTGAGATCGACCGGCCTGTTCCGGGCCATGATGTTCTCGCCGTGGGTCACGCCGACCGTCGCGGTCTCGATCGCCTGGTCGTGGATCTTCGAACCGGACGTCGGACTTGCGAATCTGCTGCTCGGCTGGATGGGATTCTCGCCGGTCGGCTGGCTGCAGGACCCGAATTGGGCGCTCGTGGCCGTCATGATCGTCACGATCTGGAAATCGATCGGCTGGTCGATGGTGTTCTACCTCGTCGCGCTGCGCAATCTGCCGTCCGACCTGCTGGAAGCCGCTTCGATCGACGGAGCCGGCACCTGGGACAAGTTCCGGGCGATCACGCTGCCGCTGATCTCGCCGACGACGCTGTTCCTCTCGATCATCCTGACGATCCAGTCGCTGCAGGCCTATGACCAGATCAACGTCATGACGCAGGGCGGACCGGCCGGATCGACGCGCACGCTGCTGTACATGTATTACCAATCGGCGTTCGAGACGTTCAACGTCGGCGAAGCTTCCGCGATCGCCGTAATCATCATTCTGATCTGCGTCCTGCTGTCGGGATTGTCGTTCCTGATCAGCCGGCGCCTGGTGCACTACTCATGA
- a CDS encoding GbsR/MarR family transcriptional regulator, producing MIESIASTMDLYGVNHSFGQLYGIMYFEDRPMTLEEMKDFMNMSKSNMSYAVRALTESQMIYKLDEKKERKDQYVAETDFFRTFRNFFGAKLQREIDVMLSTIREVSPELSEIVLSRHTQADEREQALRDLHKLQHAEQYYVWLQGFVDRMQGGDFFEEKK from the coding sequence ATGATCGAGTCTATCGCTTCGACGATGGATCTGTACGGAGTGAACCATTCGTTCGGGCAGCTCTACGGCATCATGTACTTCGAAGACCGGCCGATGACGCTGGAAGAGATGAAAGACTTCATGAACATGAGCAAAAGCAATATGAGTTACGCCGTGCGCGCGCTGACGGAATCGCAAATGATTTACAAACTTGACGAGAAAAAAGAACGCAAAGACCAATACGTCGCCGAGACCGACTTTTTCCGCACGTTCCGGAACTTTTTCGGCGCCAAGCTTCAGCGGGAGATCGACGTGATGCTGTCCACGATCCGCGAAGTCTCGCCCGAGCTGTCGGAGATTGTCCTCTCGCGGCATACGCAGGCCGACGAGCGCGAGCAGGCGCTGCGCGACCTGCACAAACTTCAGCATGCCGAGCAGTATTACGTCTGGCTGCAGGGGTTTGTCGACCGGATGCAGGGCGGAGATTTTTTCGAAGAAAAAAAGTGA